A window of the Haloquadratum walsbyi C23 genome harbors these coding sequences:
- a CDS encoding phosphoglycerol geranylgeranyltransferase produces the protein MNGPWTEWDHVLKVDPDKPLVDGETFEDVCQTGTDAIEIGGTLDITTEKMQEVVDACSRYDMPLYQEPSNPAVVVESDALDGYLVPTVFNAESAFWVAGAHKEWVRIDGPLDWERTATEAYIVLNPDASVAEVTEANTDQTAEDVAAFATVAERLFGQEIIYIEYSGTFGDTKKVAAAAAALTESTLFYGGGIGGYDSAYEMGAHADTIVVGDLLHDEGVDAVSETVAGVKDAHADGEI, from the coding sequence ATGAATGGACCTTGGACAGAATGGGATCATGTATTAAAGGTAGATCCTGATAAACCGCTTGTTGATGGTGAAACATTCGAGGATGTGTGTCAGACAGGTACTGATGCGATTGAAATTGGTGGCACACTCGATATCACGACTGAGAAAATGCAAGAAGTAGTTGATGCCTGCTCGCGATATGACATGCCGCTGTACCAGGAACCATCAAATCCAGCAGTTGTTGTTGAATCAGACGCGCTTGATGGTTATCTTGTGCCAACAGTATTCAACGCTGAGTCAGCGTTCTGGGTGGCTGGAGCACATAAAGAATGGGTCCGAATCGATGGTCCACTTGACTGGGAGCGAACGGCAACCGAGGCATATATTGTGTTGAACCCTGACGCGTCTGTTGCTGAAGTGACTGAAGCAAACACTGATCAGACAGCAGAAGACGTTGCTGCATTTGCAACCGTTGCTGAACGACTGTTTGGTCAGGAGATTATCTATATCGAATACTCTGGAACATTTGGTGATACAAAAAAGGTGGCAGCGGCGGCAGCAGCACTTACTGAGTCAACATTATTCTATGGTGGTGGGATTGGGGGGTATGATTCTGCATATGAGATGGGAGCCCATGCCGATACGATTGTTGTTGGAGATTTACTCCATGATGAGGGAGTCGATGCTGTCAGTGAGACTGTTGCTGGTGTCAAAGATGCACACGCAGACGGTGAGATTTGA